From a region of the Panicum virgatum strain AP13 chromosome 2K, P.virgatum_v5, whole genome shotgun sequence genome:
- the LOC120683972 gene encoding proteasome subunit beta type-4-like codes for MAWQQAMGSHAAGGSQAPPAAAAGGGETQRTQYPYVTGTSVIALKYKDGVIMACDTGASYGSTLRYKSVERIKAVGKHSLIGASGEFSDFQEILRYLDELTLSDHMWDDGNSLGPKEIHSYLTRVMYNRRNKFDPLWNTLVLGGVKKGPKGDEKYLGMVNMIGTHFEENHVATGFGNHLAIPILRAEWREDMTFEEAVKLVEKCLLVLLYRDRSSINKFQIAKITTEGSTIYPPYSLKTYWGFSHFENPAQGAVGSW; via the exons ATGGCG TGGCAGCAGGCGATGGGATCTCACGCCGCGGGCGGGAGCCAggcgccaccggcggcggcggcgggaggaggcgaGACGCAGCGGACGCA GTATCCGTATGTGACTGGTACTTCCGTCATTGCCTTGAAGTACAAGGATGGGGTAATCATGGCATGTGATACTGGAG CCTCCTATGGGTCAACTTTGAGATACAAGAGTGTGGAACGCATTAAGGCAGTTGGCAAGCATAGCCTCATTGGAGCAAGCGGAGAGTTCAGTGATTTCCAGGAGATTTTGCGCTATCTCGATGAACTAAC TTTGTCTGATCATATGTGGGATGATGGGAACTCTTTGGGCCCGAAAGAGATCCACAGTTATTTGACAAGGGTAATGTACAACAGACGCAACAAGTTTGATCCTCTCTGGAACACCCTTGTCCTTGGTGGAGTTAAAAAGGGCCCAAAGGGTGATGAGAAGTATCTTGGGATG GTTAACATGATTGGTACCCACTTTGAGGAAAACCATGTTGCTACTGGGTTTGGAAATCATCTGGCGATCCCCATACTTCGGGCTGAATGGCGCGAGGACATGACTTTTGAAGAAGCTGTTAAGCTGGTTGAGAAGTGTTTGCTGGTCTTGCTGTACCGTGATAGGTCATCCATCAACAAATTCCAG ATTGCCAAGATCACAACTGAAGGATCAACCATTTACCCGCCATACTCCTTGAAGACCTACTGGGGCTTCTCTCATTTTGAAAACCCAGCCCAGGGTGCAGTAGGGTCATGGTAG
- the LOC120683954 gene encoding uncharacterized protein LOC120683954 isoform X1, protein MSRSLFHPSRWFGRRKWLRDRLQLFHGGDGAGGGGGVRGDASGGGGVRGAHQVAPPPRLQAPPPQRYPLSLHWVAACGTGGLWWHNASATRESLQPSASCPAGLAEHASPVERSQHQLAFVDLEKSCCKLLTNIEANDTVLELVSIQDRFSAKYPVEAAVDVPVIRPGIAKQMSGLPERIIDAECTDNHVDDRTLLVVDLSSFLETAQIALPSLNGWLLNYPVTYLFRNGSAEAAIQNLSKHSLHIYRVYVCGNCQSGAKESEEELMSFSVPCGLSMKRHEEPWAKSFIARMNEKLRRCSQVWTSVRLEVEFFHSQSQVIVL, encoded by the exons ATGTCTCGCTCCTTGTTCCATCCTAGCCGTTGGTTCGGACGGAGGAAATGGCTCCGTGACCGGCTTCAGCTCTTccacggcggcgatggcgccggcgggggcgggggcgttCGAGGAGATGCTTCGGGTGGTGGAGGCGTGCGCGGTGCGCATCAGGTGGCGCCTCCGCCCCGGCTCCAAGCGCCGCCTCCTCAACG ATATCCTCTTTCTCTGCACTGGGTTGCGGCCTGTGGTACTGGTGGACTATGGTGGCACAATGCCTCAGCTACAAGAGAATCTTTGCAGCCTTCTGCATCATGCCCGGCAG GACTTGCTGAACATGCATCGCCAGTAGAAAGGTCACAGCACCAGCTAGCTTTCGTGGACCTAGAGAAAAGCTGTTGCAAA CTGCTTACAAACATAGAAGCCAATGACACTGTGCTGGAGCTTGTATCTATCCAGGATCGATTTTCAGCCAAATACCCTGTTGAAGCAGCTGTAGATGTGCCTGTCATTCGACCTGGAATAGCAAAGCAAATGTCAGGACTTCCAGAGAGAATTATTGATGCAGAGTGCACTGACAATCACGTTGATGACAGGACCTTACTGGTGGTTGATCTGAGTTCCTTCCTTGAGACCGCCCAAATTGCTTTGCCCTCTCTGAATGG GTGGCTTTTAAATTATCCAGTAACATATTTATTCCGCAATGGAAGTGCTGAGGCAGCTATACAGAATCTCTCCAAGCACTCTCTGCATATCTACCGAGTATATGTGTGTGGAAATTGTCAGTCAGGTGCCAAAGAATCAGAAGAGGAGCTGATGAG TTTTTCAGTTCCTTGTGGCCTGAGCATGAAGCGTCATGAAGAGCCATGGGCCAAATCATTTATAGCTCGCATGAATGAGAAGCTCAGGCGATGCAGCCAAGTCTGGACATCCGTGAGATTAGAAGTTGAGTTTTTCCATAGCCAATCGCAGGTCATTGTGTTATAG
- the LOC120683954 gene encoding uncharacterized protein LOC120683954 isoform X2, giving the protein MAPAGAGAFEEMLRVVEACAVRIRWRLRPGSKRRLLNDILFLCTGLRPVVLVDYGGTMPQLQENLCSLLHHARQETSMLNPLRVMVINDMLYLIHVKGLAEHASPVERSQHQLAFVDLEKSCCKLLTNIEANDTVLELVSIQDRFSAKYPVEAAVDVPVIRPGIAKQMSGLPERIIDAECTDNHVDDRTLLVVDLSSFLETAQIALPSLNGWLLNYPVTYLFRNGSAEAAIQNLSKHSLHIYRVYVCGNCQSGAKESEEELMSFSVPCGLSMKRHEEPWAKSFIARMNEKLRRCSQVWTSVRLEVEFFHSQSQVIVL; this is encoded by the exons atggcgccggcgggggcgggggcgttCGAGGAGATGCTTCGGGTGGTGGAGGCGTGCGCGGTGCGCATCAGGTGGCGCCTCCGCCCCGGCTCCAAGCGCCGCCTCCTCAACG ATATCCTCTTTCTCTGCACTGGGTTGCGGCCTGTGGTACTGGTGGACTATGGTGGCACAATGCCTCAGCTACAAGAGAATCTTTGCAGCCTTCTGCATCATGCCCGGCAG GAAACAAGCATGTTGAATCCACTTCGAGTAATGGTTATTAACGATATGCTTTACTTGATCCATGTTAAAGGACTTGCTGAACATGCATCGCCAGTAGAAAGGTCACAGCACCAGCTAGCTTTCGTGGACCTAGAGAAAAGCTGTTGCAAA CTGCTTACAAACATAGAAGCCAATGACACTGTGCTGGAGCTTGTATCTATCCAGGATCGATTTTCAGCCAAATACCCTGTTGAAGCAGCTGTAGATGTGCCTGTCATTCGACCTGGAATAGCAAAGCAAATGTCAGGACTTCCAGAGAGAATTATTGATGCAGAGTGCACTGACAATCACGTTGATGACAGGACCTTACTGGTGGTTGATCTGAGTTCCTTCCTTGAGACCGCCCAAATTGCTTTGCCCTCTCTGAATGG GTGGCTTTTAAATTATCCAGTAACATATTTATTCCGCAATGGAAGTGCTGAGGCAGCTATACAGAATCTCTCCAAGCACTCTCTGCATATCTACCGAGTATATGTGTGTGGAAATTGTCAGTCAGGTGCCAAAGAATCAGAAGAGGAGCTGATGAG TTTTTCAGTTCCTTGTGGCCTGAGCATGAAGCGTCATGAAGAGCCATGGGCCAAATCATTTATAGCTCGCATGAATGAGAAGCTCAGGCGATGCAGCCAAGTCTGGACATCCGTGAGATTAGAAGTTGAGTTTTTCCATAGCCAATCGCAGGTCATTGTGTTATAG
- the LOC120683982 gene encoding uncharacterized protein LOC120683982, which produces MELSTPLGSSLATPAAMALVSPNPKITKHICARAMQLQCQFSHRLRSVASSTVLNKQPSQRINQKDCGSLKAASPVQCTENLLQSSISFKDFCVSVCPKEDGLIKIQVNVSGTMTDSIFEEVFTKKVAAAQPLPGFRRMKGGKTPDIPKEVALHLIGPSKVKKETIKRIINCTVAEYVQKEGLTASKNLKVQQSYEELEAIFEPRKEFCFDATVHLQ; this is translated from the exons ATGGAGTTATCCACTCCCCTCGGGAGCTCCCTTGCtacgccggcggccatggccctcGTCAGCCCCAACCCCAAG ATAACCAAACATATATGTGCAAGAGCGATGCAACTTCAGTGTCAATTTTCTCATAGACTACGATCTGTAGCTTCTTCAACAGTGTTAAACAAACAACCTTCACAACG AATCAACCAGAAAGACTGTGGTTCACTTAAGGCAGCATCTCCAGTACAAT GTACAGAAAATCTGCTGCAGTCGTCAATATCATTCAAAGACTTCTGTGTTTCAGTGTGTCCTAAAGAGGATGGTCTGATAAAG ATACAAGTAAATGTATCCGGTACAATGACAGATTCTATCTTTGAGGAAGTTTTCACAAAGAAGGTTGCCGCTGCACAACCCCTTCCTGGGTTTCGACGAATGAAAGGAG GGAAAACTCCAGAT ATACCGAAAGAAGTCGCTCTACACTTAATTGGGCCCTCAAAAGTGAAGAAAGAAACCATCAAGAGGATTATAAATTGCACCGTTGCTGAGTATGTTCAAAAG GAGGGCCTGACTGCATCGAAGAATCTGAAAGTTCAGCAAAGTTATGAAGAACTTGAAGCAATATTTGAACCGAGAAAAGAATTTTGCTTTGACGCCACAGTTCATTTACAATAA
- the LOC120683990 gene encoding probable long-chain-alcohol O-fatty-acyltransferase 4 — protein sequence MLHHSVVTVPLAAALAMLYARLVATFVGPGLGRLLFLTPVLALLLVLPLAAPLYITRGTAAFFLAWLGEFKLLLASGRGPLDPGLRPVPFVFTATLPVKLLPGAAAGAEEKVSLPLLSSSIKVAIMVALLQVFRRRKDQMHPYATFALYGIYIYCFLDSLLPCLAALGRALMGMGLEPQFDKPYLSTSLQDFWGRRWNLMASAVLRPAVYIPVRARLGAPAGVLATFLVSGLVHEVVVYYITFRLPTGQLTAFFLLHGASMCAERWWARRWPNASRLPRVVATPLVVLFVLATALWLFFPPLFGNGMDDRFIAEFNALSAALVDAGGRLLRLAGIGR from the coding sequence ATGCTGCACCACTCCGTCGTCACCGTTCCGCTGGCGGCTGCCTTGGCCATGCTCTATGCTCGCCTCGTCGCCACCTTCGTCGGCCCTGGCCTTGGTCGCCTTCTTTTCCTCACGCCGgtgctcgccctcctcctcgtACTTCCCTTGGCCGCCCCGCTCTACATCACTCGCGGCACAGCCGCCTTCTTCCTCGCCTGGCTCGGCGAGTTCAAGCTCCTCCTCGCCTCCGGCCGTGGTCCACTGGACCCGGGCCTCCGTCCCGTTCCCTTCGTGTTCACCGCCACGCTCCCGGTGAAGCTCCTCCCGGGTGCCGCGGCAGGGGCGGAGGAGAAGGTTTCTTTGCCTCTCCTTTCTTCAAGTATCAAGGTCGCCATCATGGTGGCGCTCCTCCAAGTTTTCCGCCGCCGAAAGGACCAGATGCACCCTTACGCGACCTTTGCCCTCTACGGCATCTACATTTACTGCTTCCTCGACTCCCTGCTGCCGTGCCTCGCCGCGCTGGGGCGCGCACTGATGGGCATGGGTCTGGAGCCGCAGTTCGACAAGCCGTACCTCTCGACCTCGCTCCAGGACTTCTGGGGCCGGCGCTGGAACCTCATGGCCTCGGCCGTGCTCCGGCCGGCCGTCTACATCCCTGTCCGGGCGCGCCtcggcgcccccgccggcgtGCTCGCCACGTTCCTCGTGTCGGGGCTCGTGCACGAGGTGGTCGTGTACTACATCACCTTCCGGCTTCCCACGGGGCAGCTCACGGCCTTCTTCCTCTTGCACGGCGCGTCCATGTGCGCCGAGAGGTGGTGGGCACGGAGGTGGCCCAACGCAAGTAGGCTGCCGCGCGTGGTGGCCACGCCGCTCGTCGTGCTCTTCGTGTTGGCCACAGCGTTGTGGCTCTTCTTCCCGCCGCTCTTCGGGAACGGGATGGACGACCGCTTCATCGCCGAGTTCAACGCGCTGTCGGCGGCCTTGGTGGATGCCGGAGGGAGGCTGCTCCGGCTGGCCGGGATAGGTCGCTAG